The nucleotide sequence CTTCAATAATAGAAGATAGCATGTTTCACCATGGACAAGCATAGGATGATAGTACATTTACTAGAACAGGTATGGTGATTGGATGGGATTCGTCTTTTTATTTTTAATCGGATTTGGTTTCGCAGTTTCCGGAGGAGTAACCCTTATTTCGTATTTAAACTTTGTTCCAGCAGGCCTTTCTCTTACGAATTACTTTCTATTTATTCAAGGTAGAGTAGAATGCTATCTACTTCCGATAGGCTTAATTCTCATGCTTATCTCTATTTCACGAATCCCAAATATTCCAGTTAAATAAAGGGCTTGAAGAATAAATATTCCTTTTGCTGGTCATAATGTATGTAAAAAGATTGCTTCGATCGTCTTAGAAGTTAACTTCCTTTGGTAAAAAAATTTTCGTTATCAGAGTACATGGAGCATTATTTTTAGTTAATTTAACACACACATTACGGTAAAGCGGGGGTTCAACATGCTATATTTACATGACGTTTGGGTGAATTGGTTTGAAGGGGAAGAAAATGGATACAACATTTGTCCGTTTCATGAATGGCGGAAAGAAGATGGAATTGAACTATTAGATCAAGTCCCGATCTTGTACATAGACGACATGTTGTATCATTATATTGAAAATGATCTGCGTGATTTACCAATACCCTTATTAGAATGTATTTATAAACGAGCTTATTTAAGAAAAAATCAAGAAAGAATTCCTTTAGAGTATGCTGCGATTGTTACAAATGGTTCATCTATTGTCGTTTTTGACACCATTGGGTACCATTTGCCAGTTCGCAAGAGTAGACTTATTCCTCGTCAGGAAAGATTAGTGTATGAAATGATCGAAGGAACAGAGAAGCAATCCTTTGAATTCGCAGAAGAACAATTGGAGAAAGAGTATCATATTTTATCGTTGCCACCTGAGTCGATGATTGGGTTGACTCGTAAGGAAAGGCAGCTTAAACAGTTATTAATGATGGCCTTAGATCAAATGGAAGGCATGAAAAATGCCGAGGAAGTAAGATATTGGCTAACGGAATGGAGTCCAGATAACTACTCCGAAATTAAAAGTATGAATTTCCAAGAAGCATGGTACGCTCTTTACGAAGGAGTAAGCCAAGGTTGGAGTAAAGCGCATGAAGATCTTTGTGGTAAGCTTATAAAAGGGCAGCCATTTTTTGAAAAAATGTGGGAGATTGAACAAGCTCCTGAACAGAGTACCTATAAACGAATCATTTGAGAATGTAGGAAGACCAAGTAATTTTCGAAATTCGAAACACTTGGTCTTCTTTCTATTCTTTATATAGAAGAAACTATTTTCTTACACGTCCAAGACCCATTGCTTTTTTTGCTTTCGCAAGCATTTTGTTTGCAACAAAACTTGCTTTTTCAGCCCCTCTATCCAGGATTTCATCTAATTCAGAGGAATGGATTAATTCATCGTATCTTTCATGGATTGGTTTTAATAAAGAAATTACAGCTTCGGCAGTATCCTGTTTGAAGTCACCATACCCTTTTCCTTCATATTTCTTTACTAACTCATCAATCGTTTCTCCTGTGCAACTCGCATAAATGGTTAATAGGTTCGAAATACCAGGCTTGTTTTCTTTGTCATACTGTACAATTCCCTCTGAATCCGTAACAGCACTCTTAATTTTTTTCTCGATTTGCTTGTCACTATCGAGCATAAAAATGGATGCCTTTTGGTTTTCATCAGACTTACTCATTTTCTTTGTCGGATCCTGTAGAGACATAATTCGAGCACTAAACTTCGGTAAACTGATTTCAGGAACTGTGAAGATATCATTATAGCGGTTGTTGAATCGTTGAGCTAAGTCCCTCGTCAACTCAAGGTGCTGCTTCTGATCATCCCCAACTGGAACGATATCGGTTTTGTAGAGCAAGATATCCGCAGCCATTAAAGGAGGATACGTTAGAAGACCAGCCGAAACAGCGTCTTTTCCATGAGATTTATCTTTGAATTGTGTCATTCTTTCCAGTTCACCGATATAGCTGATTGATTGCATCATCCAACCTAACTGTGTGTGTGCACTAACCTCTGATTGAATAAATAACGTTGATTTGTCAGGGTCAATACCACAAGCCAAATATAGAGCAGCCAGTGAACGAATGTTTTCTCGTAGCTTTAGACGGTCTTGAGGAACAGTAATGGCATGTTCATCGACAATACAGAAGAAGCAATTACTGTCTTCTTGTAGTGTGACAAATTGCTGCATAGCCCCTAAATAGTTCCCAATCGTTAAACTTCCACTTGGTTGGATTCCTGAAAATATAGTTTTCATGATTAACACCTCGTTTGTATTTTGTTTTAGCAATTTGAACCAATAAAAAAGGTCCATCCATGCCTTGTCTAAAAACAAGGGACGAATGAACCGTGGTGCCACCCTAATTATCTTAATGAAAAATAAGATCACTTAATTACAGTTAACGCCTGAGAACGTTTCTTCTATGAAGAAGAAAAGAGCTCCAAAGTCCCACTTCCGCTTTTACCTTGATGCCTGTTTTCACCGACCACAGGCTCTCTACCATTCATTGGGTAAAGCGTACTATCTCTTTTTCTTTGCTCTAAATAAGTATGGATTTGTTTTGGATTATATAAAACTTAACGGGATAATGCAACCTCATAAAGTTAGCTTACCAAATAATATATCATTAGTAGAACGATATCAAATCCTGTCAAAACGACAGCTTGTACATAGATAAGTCGGTAAAACGTATCATTTACTCGGTTAGATGGTAAGGGGAGTTCCTCCAAGTAATCCATATCATGCTTACTTACCCTACTTCTAAATCTTCGGAAACCAAACGTCACTCCATCTAAAAACTTTCCCCTAATAATAAAGAGTATAAGGGAAAACATGATGTACACAAGACTGACATAGAACAATCCGTTAATAAATCCAATTATAGATAAATCAGTGGAAACTATCGTAAGTATAAATGCTATTCCAACATTCATAAGGAGAAGGTACCACTTATTTGAAAACTTCTTCAGGATTATCACAACCTCATAGTAGTATATTCCCCGTAAAATGGAGAACTCTAAAGATTGACCTTACATATGGCCATATTCAGTATAGCACGAAATAAATTATCTATTAAATAACAAACTAAAGTAGGGAGGAAGTCTAACAAAGTCGTATAAAAGTGCTAGTGAAAACGTTTTCATTAATATAGGTCAAAAGTACTAATTTAAGAAATGAGAATGTAATGAATAAGGGCTTTCTGTAAATTTACACAAAAAAAATAATGCAAAATTGTGAGAAAACTTGTATAATTCTCTTTGTAGATGTGACAATCTGCAAAAATATTTAGAATATTTAAGATTAAAGGGGAGGTCATGAACTTCATGAAGAAGTCAAATTGGTTACTACTTGTACTAGCTTTAGTATTAAGTATGTTCCTAGCGGCTTGTTCTACTGGAGGAGATTCTGAAGGTTCAGAAGGCTCTGATTCAGAAGGCGGCGAAGGTACAGCAGAAGAAGGTGGCGAGTCCACTGAACAAGTACTAAACTTAATCAACGGTGATGAGATCCCATCTATGGATCCATCCATGGCAACAGACACATACGCATTTGAATTCTTAGGTGCTACTATGGAAGGTCTTTACCGTTTGGGTGAAGGCGGCAAACCAGTTCCAGGTATTGCAAAAGATCACACTGTATCTGATGATGCTTTAACTTGGACATTTAACCTACGTGATGATGCAGTTTGGTCAAATGGTGACCCTGTAACTGCTAATGATTTCGTTTATGCATGGCAACGTGCGGTTGACCCAGCTACAGGATCTGAGTACGGTCCTTACATGATGGGTGGAGTAATCAAAAACGCTACTGCTGTTAACAAAGGTGAAGTACCTGTTGATCAGTTAGGTGTTACTGCAAAAGACGATCACACTTTAGTAGTTGAACTAGAAAAACCAGTACCATATTTCGAATCATTAACTACATTCGGAACTTTCTTACCATTAAATCAAGCATTCGTTGAAGAGCAAGGCGATGCATTTGCTACAGATATGGATAAACTAGTTTATAACGGACCATTCAAATTTACCGAGTGGAATCCTGGTGATGGAGACTGGACGTTAGAAAAGAACCCAGATTACTGGGATGCTGAAACTGTAAAATTAGAAAAAATGAACTTTAAAGTCGTTAAAGATACTGCGACTGGTATCAACGCTTATGAAACTGGTGAAGTTGACCGTGCTGGACTTTCTGCAGACTTTGTAGACCAATACTCAACTCACGAAGATTACAAAATACAAGAAGAAACAACTGTATTCTGGTTAAAATTTAACCAAGTTTGGAAAGATGGCCCAAGTAATGGTGCTTTAGCTAACGAAAACATTCGCCGTGCTATCTCAATGGCGTTTGACAAGCAAGCACTTGCTGAAACAATCCTTAACAACGGTTCTATTCCTGCAACTGGTGTAGTACCACTAAACTTTGCTCCACACCCGGAAACTGGTGAAGATTTCCGTAAAATCAACGGGGACCTTGTTACTTCTGATGTAGAAGCTGCAAAAGAAGCTTGGCAAAAAGGTCTAGAAGAACTTGGTGTAGATTCTCTTACAGTTGAGTTCCTAGGCGATGATAGTGATACTGCGAAAAACATGAACGCTTATCTTAAAAACCAATTGGAAACTAACCTTGAAGGCTTAACTGTTGAGCTTAAAGAGGTTCCATTCGAACAACGTCTAGACCTAGATACTAACATGACTTATGAAATCGAGTTTGCTGGTTGGGGTCCTGACTATCTAGATCCGAATACTTGGTTAAACCTATGGGAAACTGGTGGCGGAAACAATATGATGGGTTACTCTAATCCTGAGTACGATGCATTATTGAAAAAAGCCAACAACGAGCTTGCTCTAAAACCAGTAGAACGTTTTGAAACATTCTTAGAAATGGAAAAAATTCTACTTGAAGAAGATGCAGCTGTAGCTCCAGTTTATCAAAGAGCACGTGCTCTACTTGTTAAACCTTATGTAAAAGGTATTTTAAAGAACCCATTCGGACCAGATTATGAATACAAATGGGCTTATAAAGGTGAAGAGTAAGATTTAATTATTCTCACACAATAGTATAAGCTGGCTAATAGGGTAAGAGAGTATGTGACCAATAAAGTTGGCGTGTACCCTCTTTTCCCTTTTAACCGAAAAAACTCACAATAATGAACATTCTGTCAATTGAGAAATATTTAGAACTTCAATAGGAGGTGTTGGAATGGTTAGATATTTACTTCAAAGATTCACTTACATGCTAATTACACTATTCATCATCGCAACATTCTCGTTTTTTTTGATGAAACTTTTGCCAGGTTCTCCTTTAAGTGCAGAAAATAAACTATCAGAAGAACAACAAGAAATAGTGTTAGAAAAGTACGGACTTAATGATCCTGTTCCGGTACAGTATCTAAATTATCTAGGTGGCTTAGTGCAAGGTGACTTAGGAATTTCCTTCCAATTTGATAGTCAACCCGTAACTGATATATTAATGAAACGTATAGGACCATCCGCAGAGTTAGGGGCTTATTCGTTAATCGTGGGGACATTACTAGGTATATTGTTGGGCCTTGTCTCAGCGATATTCCATAATACATGGATTGATTACTTATCCGTGTTTATTGCGGTTATCGGTAAATCAATTCCAGCATTCGTATTTGCTGGTATGCTACAGTACTTCATTGGTGTGAAGTGGGGGGTACTTCCTGTTGCATTCTGGGAAGGATTTGAATACACAATTATGCCTACTATTGCGTTAATGATCTTCCCACTAGCAACGGCAGCTCGTTTTACGAGAACAGAGATGCTGGAAGTATTAGGATCGGATTATATTACGACAGCTCGTGCGAAAGGTGTTAACGAGGTTGGTGTCGTATTTAAACATGGTTTAAGAAACGCTCTCATTCCACTTGTTACTGTTGTGGGACCGTTAGCCGTTTCCTTGATGACTGGTACCCTTGTAATTGAGCAAATCTTTGCAATTCCAGGGCTAGGTGAACAGTTTGTTAAAGCTGTTATGGTACTGGACTACCCTATAATTATGGGAACAACTCTTTTATTTGCTTTCTTATTCGTGGTTATCATTTTAGTTATTGATCTCCTATACGGCTTGATCGATCCAAGAATCAGAGTTACTGGAGGAGAGAAATAAAATGGAAAACAACAATTTACCAAAAGAGCTGTTTGTCCGTAAGACACAAGAAGAGGATACGAGCGAAAAAATCTCTCGTCCTAGTAGAACATTTCTACAAGATGCAATGCGAAGTATTGTACGAAATATTCCAGTAATGGTCTCCATTGTTGCGCTCGCCCTTATTATTATTCTGAGCTTTGTGGGACCATCAATGAATGAATATGGATATGATGATCAGGATCTATCCAGAGCAAAAATGCCTGCACGTGTACCTGGTCTTGAGAATATAAGCTGGTCAGGATTCACTGGAACCCTTCATGGAACCTTTGAAGGAGATACGGTAGAAGAAGCTAAGTCAAATGCTATTGCAAGATACGACGGTAAGGAAGATTTTATCGATATCGAAGTCGTATCCGAAGGCGATGGATCAACGGATTCCGCAAAAGTAGATGCTGTGTACCATATCTATGAAGCACAAGATATGGCTGACGAGTACTTTTGGTTTGGTACAGACGGTCTAGGTCGTGACCAATGGACACGGGCATGGGAAGGGACAAGGGTTTCTCTATATATCGCGTTCCTTGCGGCAGCCATTGACCTAGTTATCGGCGTAGCCTATGGTGGTATTTCTGCTTATTATGGTGGACGAGTTGATAACATTATGCAACGTATCATGGAGGTTTTGGTTGGGATTCCAAACTTAGTAGTGGTATTCCTAATGATTATTGTTTTAGAACCTGGTATATTATCGATTACGATTGCCTTAACGGTAACCGGATGGATAGGTATGGCCCGGATTGTTCGTGGGGAAGTTTTAAAGCTAAAAAACCAAGAGTTTGTTCTCGCTTCTAGGACACTAGGTGCTCCAGATGGTCGAATTATCCTTCGACACCTCGTTCCGAACGTAACAGGCTTAATTATCATCAATACGATGTTTACAATTCCAAATGCGATCTTCTTCGAAGCATTTTTAAGCTTCATTGGTTTAGGTCTAGTACCACCAGACGCATCACTTGGTACTCTCATTGATAGTGGATTTGATGCACTTCAAATATATCCATATTTGTTAGTGTTCCCGGCAGTATTATTATCCATTGTCATGATTGCCTTTAACGTTATTGCGGATGGACTACGAGACGCATTTGATCCTAAGATGCGGGATTAGAAGGGTAGGTGCTTATGTTGGATAAAATCTTAGAAGTTAAAAATTTAAAAGTATCTTTTAACACGTATGGCGGAGAAGTACAAGCCGTGCGCGGTGTTAATTTTGACTTACGCAAAGGGGAAACTCTCGCGATTGTTGGAGAGTCCGGTTCCGGTAAATCTGTTACAACAAAAGCGTTGATGAGATTAGTACCGAAGCCACACGGTTTTATTAAAGAAGGGGAAATCCTTTTCGAGGGACAAGACCTTGTTAAAAAATCAGAAAAACAAATGCAAAAAATTCGTGGGAAAGACATTTCGATGATTTTCCAAGATCCGATGACATCCTTAAATCCAACGATGAAAGTCGGGTCACAGATTATGGAAAGCTTGATAAAGCACCAAAAAATGGGGAAATCCCAAGCGAAAAAACGTGCCATTGAGCTTTTAGACCTTGTTCAAATTCCAAATCCTGAATCGCGTATCGACCAATATCCACACCAATTCTCTGGTGGGATGCGTCAACGTGTTGTTATTGCGATTGCATTGGCATGTAATCCAAAGGTATTAATTGCGGATGAACCAACAACAGCATTAGATGTTACGATCCAAGCTCAAATTTTAGAGTTGATGAAGGATATTCAAAAGAAAACGGAAACCTCTATTATTTTTATCACACACGACCTAGGTGTCGTAGCGAACGTTGCCGATCGTGTAGCGGTTATGTATGCAGGTAAAATTGTTGAAGTTGGAACAACAGATGAAGTTTTCTACAATCCAAAACACCCGTACACTTGGGGATTATTAGGCTCCATGCCAACTCTTGATAGTGAAGAGGAAGAATTGTTTGCAATTCCTGGTACGCCTCCTGATTTATTACATCCTCCAAAAGGAGATGCTTTTGCTCCTCGTAATGAGTTTGCATTAAAAATCGATTTTGAACAGGAGCCACCATTATATCAAGTCTCTGACACGCACTATGCGGCGACTTGGTTATTAC is from Radiobacillus kanasensis and encodes:
- the opp3b gene encoding oligopeptide ABC transporter permease, producing MVRYLLQRFTYMLITLFIIATFSFFLMKLLPGSPLSAENKLSEEQQEIVLEKYGLNDPVPVQYLNYLGGLVQGDLGISFQFDSQPVTDILMKRIGPSAELGAYSLIVGTLLGILLGLVSAIFHNTWIDYLSVFIAVIGKSIPAFVFAGMLQYFIGVKWGVLPVAFWEGFEYTIMPTIALMIFPLATAARFTRTEMLEVLGSDYITTARAKGVNEVGVVFKHGLRNALIPLVTVVGPLAVSLMTGTLVIEQIFAIPGLGEQFVKAVMVLDYPIIMGTTLLFAFLFVVIILVIDLLYGLIDPRIRVTGGEK
- a CDS encoding YjbA family protein, with the translated sequence MLYLHDVWVNWFEGEENGYNICPFHEWRKEDGIELLDQVPILYIDDMLYHYIENDLRDLPIPLLECIYKRAYLRKNQERIPLEYAAIVTNGSSIVVFDTIGYHLPVRKSRLIPRQERLVYEMIEGTEKQSFEFAEEQLEKEYHILSLPPESMIGLTRKERQLKQLLMMALDQMEGMKNAEEVRYWLTEWSPDNYSEIKSMNFQEAWYALYEGVSQGWSKAHEDLCGKLIKGQPFFEKMWEIEQAPEQSTYKRII
- the opp3C gene encoding oligopeptide ABC transporter permease, encoding MENNNLPKELFVRKTQEEDTSEKISRPSRTFLQDAMRSIVRNIPVMVSIVALALIIILSFVGPSMNEYGYDDQDLSRAKMPARVPGLENISWSGFTGTLHGTFEGDTVEEAKSNAIARYDGKEDFIDIEVVSEGDGSTDSAKVDAVYHIYEAQDMADEYFWFGTDGLGRDQWTRAWEGTRVSLYIAFLAAAIDLVIGVAYGGISAYYGGRVDNIMQRIMEVLVGIPNLVVVFLMIIVLEPGILSITIALTVTGWIGMARIVRGEVLKLKNQEFVLASRTLGAPDGRIILRHLVPNVTGLIIINTMFTIPNAIFFEAFLSFIGLGLVPPDASLGTLIDSGFDALQIYPYLLVFPAVLLSIVMIAFNVIADGLRDAFDPKMRD
- the trpS gene encoding tryptophan--tRNA ligase, with the translated sequence MKTIFSGIQPSGSLTIGNYLGAMQQFVTLQEDSNCFFCIVDEHAITVPQDRLKLRENIRSLAALYLACGIDPDKSTLFIQSEVSAHTQLGWMMQSISYIGELERMTQFKDKSHGKDAVSAGLLTYPPLMAADILLYKTDIVPVGDDQKQHLELTRDLAQRFNNRYNDIFTVPEISLPKFSARIMSLQDPTKKMSKSDENQKASIFMLDSDKQIEKKIKSAVTDSEGIVQYDKENKPGISNLLTIYASCTGETIDELVKKYEGKGYGDFKQDTAEAVISLLKPIHERYDELIHSSELDEILDRGAEKASFVANKMLAKAKKAMGLGRVRK
- a CDS encoding ABC transporter ATP-binding protein, which translates into the protein MDKILEVKNLKVSFNTYGGEVQAVRGVNFDLRKGETLAIVGESGSGKSVTTKALMRLVPKPHGFIKEGEILFEGQDLVKKSEKQMQKIRGKDISMIFQDPMTSLNPTMKVGSQIMESLIKHQKMGKSQAKKRAIELLDLVQIPNPESRIDQYPHQFSGGMRQRVVIAIALACNPKVLIADEPTTALDVTIQAQILELMKDIQKKTETSIIFITHDLGVVANVADRVAVMYAGKIVEVGTTDEVFYNPKHPYTWGLLGSMPTLDSEEEELFAIPGTPPDLLHPPKGDAFAPRNEFALKIDFEQEPPLYQVSDTHYAATWLLHENAPKIEPPASVKRRIEAISSSNSEEGEQQ
- a CDS encoding DUF3899 domain-containing protein, which translates into the protein MNVGIAFILTIVSTDLSIIGFINGLFYVSLVYIMFSLILFIIRGKFLDGVTFGFRRFRSRVSKHDMDYLEELPLPSNRVNDTFYRLIYVQAVVLTGFDIVLLMIYYLVS
- a CDS encoding peptide ABC transporter substrate-binding protein yields the protein MKKSNWLLLVLALVLSMFLAACSTGGDSEGSEGSDSEGGEGTAEEGGESTEQVLNLINGDEIPSMDPSMATDTYAFEFLGATMEGLYRLGEGGKPVPGIAKDHTVSDDALTWTFNLRDDAVWSNGDPVTANDFVYAWQRAVDPATGSEYGPYMMGGVIKNATAVNKGEVPVDQLGVTAKDDHTLVVELEKPVPYFESLTTFGTFLPLNQAFVEEQGDAFATDMDKLVYNGPFKFTEWNPGDGDWTLEKNPDYWDAETVKLEKMNFKVVKDTATGINAYETGEVDRAGLSADFVDQYSTHEDYKIQEETTVFWLKFNQVWKDGPSNGALANENIRRAISMAFDKQALAETILNNGSIPATGVVPLNFAPHPETGEDFRKINGDLVTSDVEAAKEAWQKGLEELGVDSLTVEFLGDDSDTAKNMNAYLKNQLETNLEGLTVELKEVPFEQRLDLDTNMTYEIEFAGWGPDYLDPNTWLNLWETGGGNNMMGYSNPEYDALLKKANNELALKPVERFETFLEMEKILLEEDAAVAPVYQRARALLVKPYVKGILKNPFGPDYEYKWAYKGEE